The Imtechella halotolerans DNA window CTAAGATAAAAATTAGTCAGCGGAAACTCTGGTATTCCATGCTAAAATTCCTTTAAAACTAAACTGAAGGAACTTTTCTAAGCGCAAAATAATTAGCAACAACAAAAGTTAAAAAAGAAGGCAAAACCCAACCTAAACCTGAAACTCCAAAAGGAATTGCTTCCTGCAATACTTGTAATTGTTGTATGCCAATAGATAATCCAAAATCCAGTAAACTAAATAAAATAGCAACCACAACCACCGATTTAAAGACTATAGAGCTAGCAAATTTATTAGGGATAACATTTAACACTATTAGAAGAATGGTTACAGGATACACTAACATTAGCGCTGGAACTGCTACAGCGATAATATATTGAACATCAAATTGCCCCATAATTACACCTAGTAATGAACTCAATAAAGCAGTTAACACATATGCAGTTTGAGAATTTCCCGCCAAACCTTTCACAAAATCAGCAGTTCCAGTAACTATTCCAATAGCAGTTGTAAAACAGGCTAATGCAACCAGCACACTTAAAAATGCATTTCCAATCGATCCTAAGGTTTCGGTACTTATTCCAGCCAAAAGCGCAGTTCGAGAACTATTCTCAGGAAAGCTACTATTGAAAACCGCACCTGTATAAATAAATCCAGCATAAATCAATAATAAAGCAATACCAGCCAAAATACCTGATTGCGTCACCAACTTTTTCTTTTCATGATACGTCCCTTGATGATTCATGTGAATAGAGACAATTAAAACCCCACCAACTACCATAGCAGCAACAGCATCAAAAGTTTGATAACCTTCTAATAATCCAGTAACTACAGGTGTCTTTATAACAGGAGAAATCATTTCAGGATGGGGCTGAACAATGGCAATTCCAATTATTGTGAGTAGAATTAACAAAATTAGAGGTGTTAAAAACTGACCGAGTAGATCCAGCACCTTAGATCTATTAAGAGCAAAAACGAAAACTAATGAGAAATAAATAACACTTGTCAACAAAGAACTCACATCAAAAAAAGGCTGTATCGCCATTTCATGGGTTACAGAAGCGGTGCGTGGAGCAGGTAAGGCGATGCAGATCAAATACACAACAATACCATAAATTAAACCAAAATAAGGAGAGATTTTTTTTGAAAAATCCATCAAAGTCCCTTGTAATCTGGCATGAGCGATAATTCCAAGAAGCGGAAGTAATACAGCTGAAATCCCAAAACCTAAGGTTACCAATATCCAATCATTGCCTGCCTGAAAACCCAATAATGGTGGCAATATTAAGTTACCCGCCCCAAAAAACATAGAGAACAGAGCAAAAGAGGTGACTAATGTTTCTTTCTTAAATATCATATCAAGGTTTTATCTTCGCAAAAATAATGTTTTAATATGACCCTATCGTTCAAAGGCATTGAAGTATTTTACACTCGAAGAGGAAAAGGAAAAACCCTGCTACTACTTCATGGATTTTTAGAAAATCAACATATGTGGAATGAATTAACACCAAGCTTATCAGAAACACACACAGTGATAAGCATAGATTTGCTAGGGCATGGCCAAACTGAATGTTATGGCTACATTCACACCATGGAAGATATGGCTGAATTTGTTCACGCTGTTTTGGAACATGAAAACATTCAGGAGTGGGTTGCAATCGGGCACTCGATGGGAGGGTATGTCGCTTTAGCACTTGCAGAACAAAACCCTGATAAAACAAAAGGAATTATCCTAGTGAATTCTACAGCTTCGGCCGATTCCGAAGAACGAAAAATAAACAGAACCAGAGCAATACTTGCCGTAAAACAAAACTACAAGAATTTCGTAGGCATAGCCATATCAAACCTTTTTAGACCCAAAAATAGAACCATATTTGCGGACAAAATACAAGAAATAAGAGCGCAAGCACTACAAACTCCACTTCAGGGTATTATAGCAGCCTTAGAAGGGATGAAAATAAGAAAAGATCGAATAAATTTTTTAAAATCTACTTCCATCCCGAAACTATATATAATTGGAAAAAACGATCCAGTAATTGATTACGAAATGATTAAATCAGAAACAAGCATTGTAAAAGCAAAAAAACACGAATTTGAGGATGGTCACATGAGCCACATCGAAAATCGTAATGAATTACTTACACAAATAGTGCATTTCATCGAATATATTTGACATTTTATCGATTTATTAGTAAGTTCAACCTCCCAAAACCACCAAAAATGAATTTACAATGAAAAATTCCACTAACCAATTCAATCGCTTTCTTGGTAAAACCATTTGTAAGACTGTAGGACATCAATATGTAAAGACCAAAAATATTACTCATCATATTAAAGAATATGAATGCAAAGTATGCAAATGCCAGGCAACCAATGACATAAAAGGAAATGTAATCTCATTATCCCCTCAATTAAGAGAAATAAATGAAACGCTACAATACCTTTACCAAAAAAGACACGCTTACAAACTTACTTCATAGCATTCCAACCTTGAGCAGTTATAGGTATAAAAGTTTCCCCACGAGTAACTAAATGAACACCTTCTGATTTAGGAACAATATGCCCTATTACGGTTAAGTTTGGGTTCGCCTTAATTTTAGAGTAATCCTCTTGAGCAACAGTAAAGAGCAACTCGTAATCTTCTCCCCCACTTAAGGCAACCATTGTACTATCAATTGAAAATTCTTCACAAGAAGATATCACTTGAGGATCAAGTGGAATTTTGTCTTCATACAAACGACATCCAACTCCTGATTGTTTACATAAATGTAGCACTTCAGATGATAACCCATCACTAATATCAATCATTGCGGAAGGCTTGACTCCTAAATCCTTTAATAATTGATAAATATCTCTACGCGCTTCAGGTTTCAATTGACGTTCAATAAGATAGGTATAGGGATCTAAATCAGGCTGATTATTCGGATTAACCTTAAACACTTCCTTCTCCCTTTCTAGAATCTGTAATCCCATATAAGCACCACCTAAGTCACCAGAAACCACAAGTAAATCATTTGTTTTGGCACCATTTCGATATACTAACTCCTCCTTTGTAGCCTCCCCAATTACAGTAATAGAAATAATCATCCCAAGTTTAGAAGAAGTCGTGTCCCCACCAATCAAATCAACATCATATAAACGTGAGGCCAAGGCAATGCCTTCATACAACTCCTCTAGAGCTTCAAGTGGAAACCGGTTAGAAACTGCCACCGAAACGGTAATCTGGGTAGCTTTAGCATTCATCGCATAAATATCAGATAGATTGACCATAACAGCCTTATAACCCAGATGTTTTAGCGGAACATAGCTTAAATCAAAATGAATCCCCTCTATCAACATATCTGTAGAAACCACTACTTGTTTCCCAGAAAAATCCAAAACTGCAGCATCATCTCCTATCGCCTTAAGTGTAGAAGAATTTTTACTAACAAATCCTTTAGTTAGATGTTCTATAAGCCCAAACTCACCCAGTTCGGACAAAGAAGTACGTTGCGAATTTTTATCTTCAATCATTCTGCAAAGGTAATGTTTTATTGATTTTTTTCAACATAATAGAAATCTATGACTGAATTTGTTATATATATACTTCTTCTCATGGTAAATCGATTAAGAAGTGCTATTTTTGCACTTTATTTAGACACAATCTAACTTAGAGGTATGATCAAAGTTTCAGATACTGCAAAACGTAAAGTGGTAGAACTCATGACCGAAGAAGGTTATGACCCTAGCAAGGATTATGTACGTGTAGGTGTTAAAAGCGGTGGTTGCAGCGGATTATCTTACGAATTAAAGTTTGACCATTCCGCCTCTCAAGAAGACAAGATTTTCGAGGATAATTCAGTTCGTATTATCGTAGATAAGAAAAGTTTTCTGTACCTAATTGGGACAATCCTAGAATTTTCGGGAGGTCTTAACGGTAAAGGCTTTGTTTTTAACAACCCAAATGCACAACGAACCTGTGGTTGCGGCGAAAGCTTTTCGTTATAACCCCAGCTGATTGTTTTTTAATCCAAAAATTTCAATTTCTTAGACAATCATTATGTCAAAATACACTGAAGAAGAATTAAAGAAAGAGCTCGAAACTAAAGAATACGAGTACGGTTTTTACACAGACATTGAATCGGAGACTTTTCCAAATGGACTCAATGAGGATATCGTACGCGCCATTTCAAAAAAGAAAAACGAGCCTG harbors:
- the brnQ gene encoding branched-chain amino acid transport system II carrier protein, whose product is MIFKKETLVTSFALFSMFFGAGNLILPPLLGFQAGNDWILVTLGFGISAVLLPLLGIIAHARLQGTLMDFSKKISPYFGLIYGIVVYLICIALPAPRTASVTHEMAIQPFFDVSSLLTSVIYFSLVFVFALNRSKVLDLLGQFLTPLILLILLTIIGIAIVQPHPEMISPVIKTPVVTGLLEGYQTFDAVAAMVVGGVLIVSIHMNHQGTYHEKKKLVTQSGILAGIALLLIYAGFIYTGAVFNSSFPENSSRTALLAGISTETLGSIGNAFLSVLVALACFTTAIGIVTGTADFVKGLAGNSQTAYVLTALLSSLLGVIMGQFDVQYIIAVAVPALMLVYPVTILLIVLNVIPNKFASSIVFKSVVVVAILFSLLDFGLSIGIQQLQVLQEAIPFGVSGLGWVLPSFLTFVVANYFALRKVPSV
- a CDS encoding alpha/beta hydrolase, coding for MTLSFKGIEVFYTRRGKGKTLLLLHGFLENQHMWNELTPSLSETHTVISIDLLGHGQTECYGYIHTMEDMAEFVHAVLEHENIQEWVAIGHSMGGYVALALAEQNPDKTKGIILVNSTASADSEERKINRTRAILAVKQNYKNFVGIAISNLFRPKNRTIFADKIQEIRAQALQTPLQGIIAALEGMKIRKDRINFLKSTSIPKLYIIGKNDPVIDYEMIKSETSIVKAKKHEFEDGHMSHIENRNELLTQIVHFIEYI
- the thiL gene encoding thiamine-phosphate kinase gives rise to the protein MIEDKNSQRTSLSELGEFGLIEHLTKGFVSKNSSTLKAIGDDAAVLDFSGKQVVVSTDMLIEGIHFDLSYVPLKHLGYKAVMVNLSDIYAMNAKATQITVSVAVSNRFPLEALEELYEGIALASRLYDVDLIGGDTTSSKLGMIISITVIGEATKEELVYRNGAKTNDLLVVSGDLGGAYMGLQILEREKEVFKVNPNNQPDLDPYTYLIERQLKPEARRDIYQLLKDLGVKPSAMIDISDGLSSEVLHLCKQSGVGCRLYEDKIPLDPQVISSCEEFSIDSTMVALSGGEDYELLFTVAQEDYSKIKANPNLTVIGHIVPKSEGVHLVTRGETFIPITAQGWNAMK
- a CDS encoding HesB/IscA family protein; the encoded protein is MIKVSDTAKRKVVELMTEEGYDPSKDYVRVGVKSGGCSGLSYELKFDHSASQEDKIFEDNSVRIIVDKKSFLYLIGTILEFSGGLNGKGFVFNNPNAQRTCGCGESFSL